From Pan troglodytes isolate AG18354 chromosome 9, NHGRI_mPanTro3-v2.0_pri, whole genome shotgun sequence, the proteins below share one genomic window:
- the HBD gene encoding hemoglobin subunit delta: protein MVHLTPEEKTAVNALWGKVNVDAVGGEALGRLLVVYPWTQRFFESFGDLSSPDAVMGNPKVKAHGKKVLGAFSDGLAHLDNLKGTFSQLSELHCDKLHVDPENFRLLGNVLVCVLARNFGKEFTPQVQAAYQKVVAGVANALAHKYH, encoded by the exons ATGGTGCATCTGACTCCTGAGGAGAAGACTGCTGTCAATGCCCTGTGGGGCAAAGTGAATGTGGATGCAGTTGGTGGTGAGGCCCTGGGCAG ATTACTGGTGGTCTACCCTTGGACCCAGAGGTTCTTTGAGTCCTTTGGGGATCTGTCCTCTCCTGATGCTGTTATGGGCAACCCTAAGGTGAAGGCTCATGGCAAGAAGGTGCTAGGTGCTTTTAGTGATGGCCTGGCTCACCTGGACAACCTCAAGGGCACTTTTTCTCAGCTGAGTGAGCTGCACTGTGACAAGCTGCACGTGGATCCTGAGAACTTCAGG CTCTTGGGCAATGTGCTGGTGTGTGTGCTGGCCCGCAACTTTGGCAAGGAATTCACCCCACAAGTGCAGGCTGCCTATCAGAAGGTGGTGGCTGGTGTGGCTAATGCCCTGGCTCACAAGTACCATTGA